The Desulfovibrio sp. JC022 nucleotide sequence ACTTTTACCATGCCGAACCTTTGAAGTTACGCCGCTGCGTCACGCAGGCCCGGGGAAAGGAATGCCTGAAGTTTTTCCTTAACAATGGAAGGGTGCTCTCCTTTCTGGATGGAGACGACTCCTTCAACCATGATTTCCATATAAGTGGCTTCCTCAATGGAACGTTCGGAAAGCTTGGTCGCCAGGGGCAGGAAAACGACGTTGGCCAGAATGGATCCATAAAGGGTAGTCAGCAATGCAACCGCCATTGCAGGGCCGATGGCGTCCGGGTCACTCAGGTTTGAAAGCATCTGGACCAAACCGATAAGTGTACCGATCATTCCGAACGCAGGAGCCATGGCCCCCATGCCTTTCATTACTCCCTGTCCCTGATAGTGTCGTTTTTTCATGGCATCGATTTCAATTTCCATGATTGAACGGACCAGATCTCCATCAGTGCCGTCTGCAACAAGGATAACCCCTTTTTTGAGGTATTCGTCGTCAATGGCAACTTTTTCCAGTGCGACAAGGCTTTCCTTTCTTGCGGTTTCAGCCAGTGCAACAATCTGGTCGATTATTGCTTTAGGGTCTTCAGATTTTGCGAAGAAGCCCTTTAAAGCAATTTTGAATGCTTTGAGAACCACTCCCATGGGGAACATGATGAAGGCGGAGGCAAATGTTCCGCCCACAACAACAACAAGGGATGGAGGGTCAACAAACCCGCCAGCGTTACCGCCCATAAAAATGGTCGCTACGATAAGCCCGAAACCGCCGACAATTCCTATTAAAGTTGCAATATCCATATTTGCTCTATCTCTTTAACGCGGGAGAGCCCACTTTGATCTCGTTGTTTTCATAGTAGAAAAATACATCTTCTAGAGGTTCATCCACTTGCATGTAAGCTTGACCGATGCTTATTTCCACTCCGGGTTTAACAATGCCCTGAACCATAATCCTACAACTTTCCAGCCTTTCCGTCTGCTGGATTTTGCCCCAAAGCTGCTTTTTCTTGTTTTTCAAAAAACGAATTTTCATTTCGCATTTTTCGATTTTTTCGGTGAATTCCGCAGTGGTAGATGCTCCGTTACTCATTATTTTCTGTAGTTTATTTGCTTCATCTTGCAAGACAGAAATTTGAGTAGAAATTTTATCGATCTGAAGGAGCAGTACTGGATTGTAGCCTACTACAACCTGCGATGCGGCACTTAAACCTCCGCCCAGTTGTTCGCCGATGAATACTATCTGGTCGCTGTAGCATTTGCCCCCGGCAAAACGTCCTTTCACTGCAAATTTACCTTCGCTGTATACAGTAGTGTGCATGCAGTTTTTATCAATGATAATATTTCCGCTGCTTACAAGAGTTGCATTTTCGCAAAAACTTGTGCGCAGGGTCTCTTTTGACTCAACAATACCTTTGCTGTTGCCCTTTATTCCCCCGTCACACTTGAGGAATCCGGCTGCATGCACATTGGCTTGCTCAATGATGCCTTTTACATTGATATTGTTGGCTTTAACATCCAGGCCGGATTTTATTGCACCGTGCACAACCATGTCCCCGACAAAAAAGATGTTTCCGGTGGAAAGGTTTACATCACCACGAACATTAAGCAGTTCCTTGACTGTTATCAGGCTGTCTTCATTGTAGAAAACATAGCCGTTGCGGGTGGCAATCAGCTGATCAGTATTGTCGGGATTGACCTTTGTGTTTGGGCCGCGGGGAAAATCTTTATCCGGGTAATGGCGCTGCCCAAGACCGCAACTGCCATCCTCGCCCGGTTCTTCCCACTGGGCAAGTACCTGACCGACAATTACGCTCTGCACGTAGCCCATATTGTAGTAGTCAACGCTTCCGTCGTTTTTTTCTACCGGCTTCAGGTCTTTGTAATCGAAATCCGGGTCAAAATAGTGTTTCAGGCAGGGCATGTATATGCTCCGGTATATGCGGGGGGCATTTAAGGGATTTCCATTTCGTCTTCAATGATATTGAAAAAGGAGATGAGTCTAACCAGTTCCAGAGTCTTACAGATCTGTTCACTTGGACGTAGCAGGTACATGTTTTTATTCTGGCTTTTAAGCCGGGAATTCAGCGAAACCAGAAAGCCTATCCCCGAGCTGTCAAGGAAACGGGCTTCGGAAAGGTCTGCAACTACAAGCTCCACGTCTGAAGATTCACAGTCCTGTTCAACCTGTTCCTTGAATGCATAAATGGTCTCAATGGTGATCTCTCTACCGCATTTAAGGGTCAGGATACCATCGTGTATTTTTATTACTTCTTCCGCCATTGATTATCCTTTAACTTGCGGGTGAGCTTTATGATATTCTTCTCTTTTACTTTAATGAGTTCAAAAGTATCCATCAGTTCGGACATGATGAACATACCTCTTCCTCCGACTGCTTCCGGGGAGGGCATGGAGAAGTCAATTGATTTGGAACAGAGTCCTTTACCCCAATCCGCAATTTCAAAAACGATATGGCTGCCGGGGTGAATTTCAATTGTCAGTTCCAGTCTGCTGCAATCCTTGATTTTATCATAGGCGTGCCGGGCTACATTGGAACATCCTTCAGTGAGAACAAGATCCATGTCGTGGAGGAGGTTTTCATCCACAACAAAATCTTTAAGAATGATAATTGCCTTGCGGGCTACTTCCCTGCTTTCTTCAGGGTTTGGAACTGATTCCAGCACAAAGCGATGCATTAATGCTCCATGTTTCCTGTCTGACGCAAAATCTGTTGCTTCAAACGTTACAACTTCCGGCTGCCATTATTGATGAGGATTAATATACCTAATCCTCTCTTTTTCGCAAAGGAAGTCAAGGTAAAAGCTTAAATTTTAGATAAAATCATCTGAATCAAGTATGATTGTTACCGGACCCCAGTTTACAAAATCCACGTTCATCATGGCTCCAAACTGTCCGGTAGCAACTTTTGCGGGGGCTTTTTGGCTTACATCTGCAACAAGACGGTCAAATAGATCGTTGGCAAGTTGCGGTGCGGCTGCCCCTGTAAACGACGGTCTACGGCCCTTTTTACAGGATGCGTAAAGGGTGAACTGAGATACTAGCAGTACATCTCCGCCGATATCTTCAAGAGAACGATTCATGCGCCCGTCTTCATCCTCAAAGATGCGCAGTCCGATCATCTTATCGATAAGAGTCTTCCAGATCTTTGATTCAGGCAGTTTTTCTGTATCATCTTTGCCGAATCCGGCTAGAACCATAATTCCGGGTCCGATCTCACCTACAGTGGAAGCGTCTACCTCGACTTTGCCGCCGCTTGTTCTCTGAATGACTAAACGCATTTTATTCCTCGGAGTAGGAAGCTACGGAGGATTCTTTTTCAGACACAGAAGCGTAGACCATTTTTATGTGTTCGTTTTCGACTCTTTTTTTCATTTCCTGATAAATGTAGCGAGCGATGTTCTCAGAAGAAGGGTTGCGGTGTTCGAAATATTCTGTGCTGTTCAGGTGTTTGTGATCAAGGGTGTCCAGTACTTCACTTAGTTCTTTTTTCAGCTCTTTGAAGTCCATAAGGATTTCAACTTTCGGATCAAGGCGGTCGCCTTCAATTTCAACTTCAACACCGAAGTTGTGACCGTGCATGTTCTCGCATTTTCCGCCGTAATTACGGAGCTGATGCGCGGCACTGAAGTCTTTTTTTACTTTGAGTTTCCATTTTCCTTTAGACATATCTCTCTCCAAGTTTTTATGCAAAATTTATCGTGCTTGTACTTATTAAAAACAACTATAAGGTTTTGGGATTCTTAAACCCTTTTGCAAAAGGGTTTAAGCCGCCGGAGGCATGCCTTTATTGCATTTTGGCTTTGCCATTCCCGTTCTTGCGCCATTGGTTGAATTCTTTCCAGAAATCGCCGTTGGGACGGATGTTGTAGCCGTGCCCGAGGCGCAGGGTGCAGATGGAATCGGCAAGAAACATCTGCATGGTTACCGGAGCTGAACCGGGATAACCGGCAAGGATCGCTTTCAGCTCGGCAATACCTTCTTCAGTGCACAGGGTGTGGTGTACGGAAAGCGGTACTGCTTCCTGGCATCCGGCCTGTGCGTTTTCCAGCGGTGAAATTTCATCGCACATGACCTTGGATTCCGCCGGAGCTTCTTCCTGCCCTTCTTCGGGGGGAGGGTTGTCCACCTTGCCTTTGATCAGCAAAGGGATGTCCTGTCCAAGATATTGATGCACTTCTTCATAGGTCTTGGGAAAAATGATTAATTCCCCGGACCCGGTCATGTCCTCAATGGTGGCAAAGGCCATTTTCTTGCCACTTTTTTTGGTAATGATTTCTTTGTGTCCGGTGATGATTGCCCCCAGCTTGACTTGAGCTTCATGGACCATTTTCGGACAATCTTCAATGGTCTGCAAACCGAGCCGGCTCATCTCGTGTCGATAGGAAAGCAGTGGATGGCAAGTCAGGTAGAAGCCGAGGGCTTCTTTTTCAAGACGCTGCATCTCCTTGTCATCCATTTCCTCCATGTTGAATTCTTCAAAGCTGACTGTGGCGGGTTTTTCGGCTTCACCTCCGCCGCCGAGCATATCCAGCATATTGATCATGCCGGATTCTTTTTCTTTGGTTTTTTTCTGACCGTAGGAAACGGCTTTGTCCAGCGAAGCGATCAGTCCAGAACGGGTAAGCCCCATGGAATCAAAAGCACCGGCGCGTACCAGATATTCAATGACGCGCTTGGTAACGCGGCGCAGGTTGACGCGGGTTACAAAATCCACGAAATCCTTGAAATGTCCGTTGGCCTGACGTTCGGCAACAATTTCATCAATCGCTTCCTCGCCAACGTTCTTGATTCCGGCCATACCGTAAATGATGTCGCCTTCGTACACCGAGAAACGGGCCACACCGAGGTTGATGTCGGGTTGGCGTACGGTAACATCCATATCGCGGCAGGCGTTGATGTACATGATGATCTTTTCGGTGTTGTTCATTTCAGTACTCATGAGTGCTGCCATGAATTCCACCGGGAAGTGAGCTTTGAGATAAGCTGTGTAATAAGAGATCAGCGCGTAGGCTGCGGAGTGCGATTTGTTGAAACCATAGGCCGCAAACTGTTCCATAAGGTCAAAAATTTCGTTTGCGGTCTCTTTGGGGATGTCGTTTTCTTTAGCCCCGTCAACGAAACGGACCCTGTGCTGGGCCATTTCTTCGGCGATTTTTTTACCCATGGCACGGCGGAGCAGGTCACCTTCACCAAGGGAGTAGTTGGCGATGGTCATAGCCGCGCCCATAACCTGTTCCTGATAAACGATTACACCGTATGTCGGCTTGAGGCTTGGTTCAAGGGTGGGCCAGAGGTAGGTTACCTCGATTTCACCGTGCTTACGCTTAATGAATTCATCGACCATACCGGAACCCAGCGGGCCGGGACGGTAAAGGGCGAGCATCGCGATGATGTCTTCAAAGCAGCTTGGTCTGAGCATACGCAGGTATTTACGCATACCGGAAGATTCAACCTGAAAGACACCGTCGGTATCCCCTTTACAGAAAATATCGAAGGTGGCCGGGTCATCAAGGGTGAGGGTATCGAGGTCCGGGGCTTCCTTGCCCTGAAGGCGGATGATGTCGAGGCAATCCTCGATAACAGTCATGGTTCGCAGGCCCAGAAAGTCGAATTTGATCAGGCCTACTTTTTCGACCTTTTTCATGTCGTACTGGGTTACGATTTCGCCCTTTTTACCTTTATATAGGGGCAGGTAATCGGTCATGGGCTTATCGGAGATAACAACCCCGGCCGCGTGAGTGGACGCATGGCGGGACATACCTTCCAGACGGGTGGCGATGTCCATGAGTTTGGCGATTTTGGGATCGGTGGCGACCATATTGCCCAGCTCGGGGATGGCCTCCACCGCGTTGGGCACGGTGATCTTGGCCTTTTTGAC carries:
- a CDS encoding motility protein A gives rise to the protein MDIATLIGIVGGFGLIVATIFMGGNAGGFVDPPSLVVVVGGTFASAFIMFPMGVVLKAFKIALKGFFAKSEDPKAIIDQIVALAETARKESLVALEKVAIDDEYLKKGVILVADGTDGDLVRSIMEIEIDAMKKRHYQGQGVMKGMGAMAPAFGMIGTLIGLVQMLSNLSDPDAIGPAMAVALLTTLYGSILANVVFLPLATKLSERSIEEATYMEIMVEGVVSIQKGEHPSIVKEKLQAFLSPGLRDAAA
- a CDS encoding FapA family protein — protein: MPCLKHYFDPDFDYKDLKPVEKNDGSVDYYNMGYVQSVIVGQVLAQWEEPGEDGSCGLGQRHYPDKDFPRGPNTKVNPDNTDQLIATRNGYVFYNEDSLITVKELLNVRGDVNLSTGNIFFVGDMVVHGAIKSGLDVKANNINVKGIIEQANVHAAGFLKCDGGIKGNSKGIVESKETLRTSFCENATLVSSGNIIIDKNCMHTTVYSEGKFAVKGRFAGGKCYSDQIVFIGEQLGGGLSAASQVVVGYNPVLLLQIDKISTQISVLQDEANKLQKIMSNGASTTAEFTEKIEKCEMKIRFLKNKKKQLWGKIQQTERLESCRIMVQGIVKPGVEISIGQAYMQVDEPLEDVFFYYENNEIKVGSPALKR
- a CDS encoding STAS domain-containing protein, whose translation is MAEEVIKIHDGILTLKCGREITIETIYAFKEQVEQDCESSDVELVVADLSEARFLDSSGIGFLVSLNSRLKSQNKNMYLLRPSEQICKTLELVRLISFFNIIEDEMEIP
- a CDS encoding ATP-binding protein, which codes for MHRFVLESVPNPEESREVARKAIIILKDFVVDENLLHDMDLVLTEGCSNVARHAYDKIKDCSRLELTIEIHPGSHIVFEIADWGKGLCSKSIDFSMPSPEAVGGRGMFIMSELMDTFELIKVKEKNIIKLTRKLKDNQWRKK
- the dtd gene encoding D-aminoacyl-tRNA deacylase, coding for MRLVIQRTSGGKVEVDASTVGEIGPGIMVLAGFGKDDTEKLPESKIWKTLIDKMIGLRIFEDEDGRMNRSLEDIGGDVLLVSQFTLYASCKKGRRPSFTGAAAPQLANDLFDRLVADVSQKAPAKVATGQFGAMMNVDFVNWGPVTIILDSDDFI
- the queD gene encoding 6-carboxytetrahydropterin synthase QueD; translation: MSKGKWKLKVKKDFSAAHQLRNYGGKCENMHGHNFGVEVEIEGDRLDPKVEILMDFKELKKELSEVLDTLDHKHLNSTEYFEHRNPSSENIARYIYQEMKKRVENEHIKMVYASVSEKESSVASYSEE
- the dnaE gene encoding DNA polymerase III subunit alpha, yielding MSEFVHLHVHTEYSLLDGAIRIKDLCQQAKDFGMPAVAITDHGSMFGAVTFYMTAMDMGIKPIIGCEVYVAPGDIDDEEAHKRKDKRGRYHLVLLAKNQQGYKNIIRLCSLGFLEGFHYKPRVSKYLLNKYSEGVIALSACLAGEVPRVLMNEGIEAGVEMAKQYESIFPGNFYLEMQANGLKEQEDLNERILKCAEQTGLPLVATNDCHYLTKEDYEAHDLLLCIQTQTTVDAEKRFRMGTDQLYFKPQEEFEEYFAHVPEAIANTQKIAEMCNLEIELGNYYFPEYELSEGMTIDTEFVKLCKEGLQKRIETAPYDIDEKVYWDRLDYELDIIIEMGFPAYFLIVQDFINWAKDNRIPVGPGRGSAAGSIVAWALRITNIDPLPYDLLFERFLNVERISMPDIDVDFCERRRLEVVKYCSDKYGWDRVAQITTYGTMKTKAVIKDVGRAMGMHFSETDPIAKLVPDDPAVIAQGLGVKKAKITVPNAVEAIPELGNMVATDPKIAKLMDIATRLEGMSRHASTHAAGVVISDKPMTDYLPLYKGKKGEIVTQYDMKKVEKVGLIKFDFLGLRTMTVIEDCLDIIRLQGKEAPDLDTLTLDDPATFDIFCKGDTDGVFQVESSGMRKYLRMLRPSCFEDIIAMLALYRPGPLGSGMVDEFIKRKHGEIEVTYLWPTLEPSLKPTYGVIVYQEQVMGAAMTIANYSLGEGDLLRRAMGKKIAEEMAQHRVRFVDGAKENDIPKETANEIFDLMEQFAAYGFNKSHSAAYALISYYTAYLKAHFPVEFMAALMSTEMNNTEKIIMYINACRDMDVTVRQPDINLGVARFSVYEGDIIYGMAGIKNVGEEAIDEIVAERQANGHFKDFVDFVTRVNLRRVTKRVIEYLVRAGAFDSMGLTRSGLIASLDKAVSYGQKKTKEKESGMINMLDMLGGGGEAEKPATVSFEEFNMEEMDDKEMQRLEKEALGFYLTCHPLLSYRHEMSRLGLQTIEDCPKMVHEAQVKLGAIITGHKEIITKKSGKKMAFATIEDMTGSGELIIFPKTYEEVHQYLGQDIPLLIKGKVDNPPPEEGQEEAPAESKVMCDEISPLENAQAGCQEAVPLSVHHTLCTEEGIAELKAILAGYPGSAPVTMQMFLADSICTLRLGHGYNIRPNGDFWKEFNQWRKNGNGKAKMQ